From Echinicola soli, a single genomic window includes:
- a CDS encoding serine hydroxymethyltransferase, which yields MKRDQVIFDLIQKEEDRQKRGIELIASENFTSKQVMEAAGSVLTNKYAEGLPKKRYYGGCEVVDDIEQIAIDRAKELFGATWANVQPHSGAQANAAVFLACLNPGDHILGFDLSHGGHLTHGSPVNFSGKNYKPHFYGVEEETGIVDMDKVAEKAREVKPKLIICGASAYSRDWDYARFREIADEVGALLLADISHPAGLIARGLLNDPLEHCHIVTTTTHKTLRGTRGGLIMMRDDFENPFGIKNPKGELRKMTQLLDSAVFPGMQGGPLEHIIAAKAVAFQEALSDEYMEYILQVKKNASMMAEAFVEKGYKLISGGTDNHLMLIDLRNKDLSGKIAEETLGKVDITINKNMVPFDTRSPFVTSGMRVGTAAITSRGLKEQDMTKIVDLIDRTLMNHEDEAALAEIKQEVNDWMVQFPLY from the coding sequence ATGAAAAGAGACCAGGTAATATTTGACCTTATCCAAAAAGAAGAAGACCGTCAAAAAAGAGGCATCGAGTTAATTGCTTCTGAAAATTTCACCAGCAAGCAGGTGATGGAAGCTGCCGGTAGTGTCCTGACCAACAAATATGCAGAGGGACTTCCAAAGAAGCGTTATTATGGAGGTTGTGAAGTCGTGGATGACATCGAGCAGATAGCCATTGACCGGGCGAAAGAGCTTTTTGGAGCTACTTGGGCAAATGTACAGCCACACTCAGGTGCACAGGCCAATGCCGCTGTATTTTTGGCCTGTTTGAATCCTGGTGACCATATTCTTGGTTTTGACCTTTCCCATGGTGGACACTTGACACACGGCTCTCCGGTAAACTTCTCTGGTAAGAATTACAAGCCGCACTTCTATGGAGTCGAGGAAGAAACCGGTATCGTCGATATGGACAAAGTGGCCGAAAAGGCTCGCGAAGTAAAGCCCAAGCTGATCATCTGTGGTGCTTCTGCCTATAGCCGTGATTGGGATTATGCCCGATTCAGGGAGATTGCCGATGAAGTGGGCGCATTGCTGTTGGCAGATATTTCACACCCTGCCGGATTGATAGCGCGGGGTCTCTTGAATGATCCCTTGGAGCATTGCCATATCGTGACCACGACCACGCACAAGACCCTCAGGGGCACCCGTGGTGGGCTGATCATGATGAGGGATGATTTTGAAAATCCTTTTGGCATCAAAAACCCCAAAGGAGAGCTGAGAAAAATGACCCAATTGCTGGATTCTGCGGTATTCCCCGGCATGCAGGGTGGTCCTTTGGAGCACATCATTGCGGCCAAGGCTGTGGCTTTCCAAGAAGCCCTTTCTGACGAGTACATGGAGTACATCCTCCAAGTGAAGAAAAATGCTTCCATGATGGCCGAGGCTTTCGTGGAAAAAGGTTATAAGCTGATTTCTGGTGGCACAGACAATCACCTGATGCTGATCGACCTGCGCAACAAGGACCTTTCCGGTAAAATCGCCGAAGAGACCCTGGGCAAGGTGGACATCACCATCAATAAAAACATGGTTCCTTTCGATACCCGTTCGCCATTTGTGACGTCCGGTATGCGAGTGGGCACCGCCGCCATTACCTCTCGTGGCCTGAAAGAGCAAGACATGACCAAGATCGTGGACTTGATCGACAGGACATTAATGAACCATGAAGACGAGGCTGCCCTTGCTGAGATCAAGCAGGAAGTCAACGATTGGATGGTTCAATTTCCATTGTATTAA
- the rpiB gene encoding ribose 5-phosphate isomerase B gives MSKKIAIGGDHAGFDYKQQLVAYLEAEGYEVKDFGPFSDASVDYPDYVHPLCDAIETGEFKQGIVVCGSGNGVAITANKHQGIRAAICWNTDLAALSRQHNDANVISIPARFVPYELAQEMVGTFLSTEFEGGRHANRVNKIACK, from the coding sequence ATGTCAAAAAAAATAGCCATCGGCGGTGACCACGCCGGATTTGATTACAAACAGCAATTAGTGGCCTATCTGGAAGCGGAAGGTTATGAGGTGAAGGACTTCGGACCTTTTTCAGATGCTTCCGTGGATTATCCGGATTATGTCCATCCTTTGTGTGATGCCATCGAAACCGGGGAGTTTAAGCAGGGCATCGTGGTCTGCGGTAGCGGCAATGGTGTCGCCATCACGGCCAATAAACACCAAGGTATCCGTGCAGCCATCTGCTGGAACACCGACCTGGCTGCACTCAGCCGCCAGCACAATGATGCCAATGTGATCTCTATCCCCGCGAGGTTTGTCCCCTATGAATTGGCCCAGGAAATGGTAGGCACCTTCCTAAGCACGGAATTCGAAGGCGGAAGACATGCTAACCGGGTGAATAAGATCGCTTGTAAATAA
- a CDS encoding non-canonical purine NTP diphosphatase, which yields MKICFATNNPKKIEEVKAALGKDFTIVSLKEIGYEEELPETGDTLDFNAFQKARHVFENYGVSCFADDTGLEVVALEGAPGVYSGRYAGEPRSDERNVALLLKNMQGKTDRKAQFRTVIALILDGKEYSFEGVAKGEIIQERKGDGGFGYDPVFRPEDYEETFAELSMEQKNEISHRGKAVRKLIHFLNSYR from the coding sequence ATGAAAATTTGTTTTGCTACCAATAATCCTAAAAAGATCGAAGAAGTAAAGGCCGCTTTGGGCAAGGATTTCACCATTGTCTCGCTGAAGGAAATCGGCTACGAAGAGGAACTGCCCGAAACGGGTGATACCTTGGACTTCAATGCCTTCCAGAAAGCACGACATGTCTTCGAAAATTACGGGGTAAGCTGTTTTGCTGATGACACAGGGCTGGAAGTAGTTGCGCTGGAAGGAGCACCTGGAGTATATTCCGGCAGGTATGCCGGTGAACCCCGTAGCGATGAACGCAATGTAGCGCTATTGCTCAAGAACATGCAGGGCAAAACCGACCGTAAGGCTCAATTCAGAACCGTGATCGCATTGATCCTAGACGGCAAGGAATACAGTTTTGAGGGAGTGGCAAAGGGTGAGATCATACAAGAAAGGAAAGGCGATGGAGGATTTGGCTATGACCCGGTATTTCGTCCCGAAGATTACGAGGAGACTTTCGCCGAGCTCAGCATGGAGCAGAAAAATGAGATCAGTCACCGTGGAAAGGCCGTACGCAAGCTCATTCACTTCCTGAACAGCTATCGCTAG
- a CDS encoding outer membrane insertion C- signal: MMKKLLFAALTVFLLLQHEESKAQVSVGIYQQNFGTYLAIGSDPDKKMFGEGRLEGGNEVDIEGTFGYNFIQKEEVNFYSGVHAGIINVGEGSSGYFGIPLGVLVKPFPATRNFGFLLETSPLFIPNADTAYLRAGIGLKYTFR, from the coding sequence ATGATGAAAAAGTTATTATTCGCAGCATTGACAGTATTTTTACTACTGCAACATGAAGAGTCCAAGGCACAAGTCAGTGTTGGTATTTACCAGCAAAATTTCGGCACCTACCTTGCCATCGGGAGTGATCCGGACAAAAAGATGTTTGGCGAAGGCCGACTGGAAGGTGGCAACGAGGTGGATATTGAAGGTACTTTTGGGTACAATTTTATCCAGAAGGAAGAAGTGAATTTTTACAGCGGCGTCCATGCCGGGATCATCAATGTCGGTGAAGGAAGCTCAGGCTATTTCGGAATTCCATTGGGCGTGTTGGTGAAACCATTCCCCGCTACCAGGAATTTTGGCTTTCTGTTGGAGACGAGTCCACTGTTTATTCCCAATGCAGATACTGCCTACCTCCGTGCCGGAATCGGTCTAAAATATACGTTCCGCTAA
- the tatC gene encoding twin-arginine translocase subunit TatC codes for MALDQYREEEEEEGMSFLDHLEQLRWHLVRSVAAVLIFSVLAFLSKSFVFGQVILGPSKVEFFTYRMLCKVSEALNIPALCIDELPFILQSRQMTGQFSMHMTSSLVVGLIVAFPYVFWEVWRFISPGLYSKERNAARGAVFFVSLLFFMGAAFGYYILSPLSINFLSHYRLDPSIANEFDITSYISTLVMLVLASAVMFQLPVVIYFLSMSGLVNAAMLKSYRRHAIVVILLLSAIITPPDVISQLLIAMPILVLYEAGIMIAKRLERRRREEREEEDY; via the coding sequence GTGGCATTAGATCAATACCGGGAAGAGGAGGAAGAAGAAGGAATGTCGTTTTTGGACCACCTAGAGCAATTGCGTTGGCATTTGGTCCGGTCCGTAGCAGCTGTTCTGATTTTCTCCGTACTAGCTTTCCTTTCTAAGAGTTTTGTTTTTGGACAGGTGATTTTGGGGCCATCCAAGGTGGAATTTTTCACCTACAGGATGCTTTGCAAGGTTTCTGAAGCCCTGAATATCCCGGCGTTGTGTATAGATGAGCTGCCTTTTATCCTTCAGAGTAGGCAGATGACGGGGCAGTTTTCCATGCACATGACCTCCAGTTTGGTGGTCGGTCTGATCGTGGCTTTCCCGTATGTTTTCTGGGAAGTGTGGCGGTTTATCAGTCCGGGGCTCTATTCCAAGGAAAGAAATGCAGCCAGAGGGGCGGTGTTCTTTGTAAGTTTGCTGTTCTTTATGGGCGCTGCTTTCGGATATTATATCCTATCCCCACTGTCCATTAATTTCCTGTCGCATTATCGACTGGATCCATCCATTGCCAATGAGTTTGATATCACTTCGTATATCTCCACCTTGGTGATGTTGGTATTGGCCTCGGCGGTGATGTTCCAGCTTCCCGTGGTGATTTACTTCCTGTCCATGTCGGGACTGGTAAATGCTGCCATGCTGAAATCCTACAGAAGGCATGCCATCGTGGTCATCCTATTGCTATCGGCAATAATCACTCCGCCGGATGTAATCAGTCAGCTGTTGATTGCCATGCCGATATTGGTGTTGTATGAAGCAGGAATTATGATTGCCAAGCGGCTGGAGCGAAGACGACGGGAAGAACGAGAGGAAGAAGATTATTAA
- a CDS encoding DUF6787 family protein, producing MNEEGFLKRLQQKWQLKSIWQVLLVLLAFACTGFTVLYIKQPIFDLLGVDMSSGGFWKTVIYLLLVLPLYQIMLLFYGFLFGQFSFFWEKEKKIFKRIGALLIRKRK from the coding sequence ATGAATGAAGAAGGTTTCTTAAAAAGACTCCAACAAAAATGGCAACTCAAAAGCATCTGGCAGGTCCTGTTGGTGCTGTTGGCTTTTGCCTGCACGGGATTTACGGTGCTTTATATCAAGCAACCGATTTTTGATCTATTGGGAGTGGATATGTCCTCAGGAGGCTTTTGGAAGACAGTGATATACTTGCTGCTAGTTTTGCCCCTTTACCAGATCATGCTGCTGTTCTATGGCTTTCTCTTTGGTCAGTTTTCTTTTTTCTGGGAGAAGGAGAAAAAAATCTTCAAAAGAATTGGCGCACTGCTCATCCGAAAAAGAAAATAG
- a CDS encoding peptidoglycan DD-metalloendopeptidase family protein, which produces MKKPLDSLITNDIYPLVGVKLTTTNSILLDFTAKNEDLATLDISSTPLFDDYVFGQLNAANKRFGIGGYLEPRAIYHRSEVFGKDEEKKRSIHLGVDIWAKAGQPIYAPLAGRVHSFRNNEGYGNYGPTIILEHQCEDLLLFSLYGHLTKIDLEGLEVGQAIHAGQEFAHIGPFPENGDWPPHLHFQLILDLENHWGDYPGVCAPNDLDFYRNNCPDPELLLDMQEGIQ; this is translated from the coding sequence ATGAAAAAACCACTTGATTCACTAATAACCAACGATATTTACCCTCTTGTGGGGGTGAAATTAACTACTACAAACAGCATTTTGTTGGATTTTACTGCTAAAAACGAAGATTTGGCCACCTTGGATATTTCCAGCACACCATTATTTGACGACTATGTCTTTGGTCAGCTGAATGCGGCCAATAAGCGCTTTGGCATCGGCGGATACTTGGAGCCGAGGGCCATTTACCATCGGAGTGAGGTCTTTGGAAAAGATGAGGAGAAAAAAAGATCTATCCACTTGGGAGTGGACATTTGGGCAAAGGCCGGACAGCCTATCTATGCGCCTTTGGCAGGACGGGTACATAGCTTCCGAAACAACGAAGGCTATGGCAACTATGGTCCCACCATTATCCTAGAACATCAATGCGAAGATTTGCTCCTATTTTCCCTCTATGGCCATTTGACTAAAATAGATTTGGAAGGACTGGAAGTAGGCCAAGCCATCCACGCAGGACAGGAATTTGCCCACATCGGCCCATTTCCCGAAAATGGCGATTGGCCTCCACATCTTCATTTCCAGCTGATACTGGACTTAGAAAATCACTGGGGCGACTACCCAGGAGTATGTGCACCAAATGACCTGGATTTTTACCGGAACAATTGCCCTGACCCCGAACTGCTGTTGGATATGCAGGAAGGTATTCAATAA
- a CDS encoding pyridoxal-phosphate dependent enzyme has translation MQQTYRIPQLIDIKQAYQRIMAYIHHTPILTCEAINTIADCQIYFKCENFQKVGAFKARGATNAILKLPPELKQNGVATHSSGNHAAALARAAKETGTKAYIVMPSTAPAIKKAAVKHYGGEIIECEPTLKAREAALEKVVEETGAAFIPPYDYMDVIEGQATCALEMWDEGIPFDAIITPVGGGGLLAGTALTTHYLSRKTPVYGAEPKGADDAFRSLKANRIIPMENPDTIADGLRTSLGQRNFTIISPHVEDILTVSDEEIIAAMRLVFERMKIVIEPSSAVPLAAVLANKALFKNKRVGVVFSGGNVDVSKLPFK, from the coding sequence ATGCAGCAAACCTATAGAATACCACAGCTTATTGATATCAAACAGGCCTATCAGCGGATAATGGCCTATATTCATCACACTCCTATTTTGACCTGCGAAGCAATCAACACCATAGCAGATTGCCAAATTTATTTCAAGTGTGAAAATTTCCAAAAAGTAGGAGCCTTCAAAGCAAGAGGGGCGACCAACGCTATCTTGAAATTGCCTCCTGAATTAAAGCAAAATGGAGTGGCTACCCATAGCAGTGGTAACCATGCAGCTGCACTGGCACGAGCGGCCAAGGAGACAGGAACCAAAGCCTACATCGTGATGCCATCCACAGCTCCTGCCATCAAAAAAGCAGCGGTAAAGCATTATGGTGGAGAAATCATCGAATGTGAACCTACGCTAAAGGCGCGCGAAGCTGCCCTGGAAAAAGTGGTGGAGGAAACCGGTGCAGCATTTATTCCTCCTTATGATTATATGGATGTCATCGAAGGCCAAGCCACCTGTGCCCTGGAGATGTGGGATGAAGGAATTCCCTTTGATGCGATCATCACGCCGGTGGGCGGTGGAGGACTATTGGCAGGGACTGCCTTGACCACGCACTACCTATCACGTAAGACACCCGTTTATGGTGCTGAACCCAAAGGAGCAGATGATGCCTTTCGCAGCCTAAAGGCCAACCGCATCATTCCAATGGAAAATCCTGATACCATTGCGGATGGGCTGCGCACTTCCCTCGGTCAGCGCAACTTTACCATTATATCACCGCATGTGGAAGACATCCTTACAGTTTCTGATGAAGAGATCATTGCGGCGATGAGGCTGGTCTTTGAGCGGATGAAGATCGTCATTGAGCCCAGCAGTGCTGTTCCTCTTGCTGCTGTTTTGGCCAATAAAGCCCTTTTTAAAAACAAGCGGGTAGGTGTGGTGTTTTCAGGAGGCAATGTGGATGTCAGCAAACTGCCTTTTAAATAA
- a CDS encoding ABC transporter ATP-binding protein, producing MAKKKKTLEEHEKRKLNKKNLSKLIGIFNFVLPYKGVFTVGLIFLLFSSLTLLAFPYVAGKLIDVAQGKEWMFSDINTIALVLIGILFVQSVFSFFRVWLFALVSERSMRDIRLSLYSRLVHLPMSFFDRRRTGELISRITSDVSLLQDTFSVTLAELFRQIITLLAGTVFLFVTTPRLTLFMLATFPVLVIIAMVFGKFIRKLSKETQDELASANVIVEETLQSISTVKSFAGESYEAARYEKGLNKVIKVALKAAGFRGAFISFIIFALFGGIVAVMWYGAMMVSTGAMSIGDLVSFVLYTTFIGGSIAGLGDIYGQVQKAIGSSERVLEILDESPEESMADYQKVAVKGDVAFNDVSFNYPTRPDADVLKHVNFSIKSGEKIALAGHSGAGKSTIIQLLMKFYSINFGEITIDGKPIKDWNLKQLRSNIGIVPQEVLLFGGSIRENIAYAKPAASEEEIIEAAKKANAWQFIGKFPEGLDTLVGERGIKLSGGQRQRIAIARAILKNPSILILDEATSSLDAESEALVQEALDELMKNRTTIVIAHRLATIRKVDRIYVMKDGEIVEEGSHDDLAMQEGGFYANLVKLQFAD from the coding sequence ATGGCAAAAAAGAAAAAAACACTGGAAGAACACGAAAAGAGGAAGCTGAACAAGAAAAATCTCAGTAAGCTAATTGGAATTTTTAATTTTGTTTTGCCGTACAAGGGGGTTTTCACGGTAGGGTTGATCTTCCTGCTGTTTTCGAGCCTTACACTGTTGGCCTTTCCGTATGTCGCCGGGAAGCTTATCGATGTAGCCCAAGGAAAGGAATGGATGTTCTCAGATATCAACACCATCGCCTTGGTCCTTATCGGAATCCTATTCGTACAGAGTGTGTTTTCATTTTTCAGGGTTTGGTTATTTGCCTTGGTAAGTGAGCGGTCCATGCGAGATATCCGGCTTTCGCTTTATAGCAGATTGGTCCACCTGCCGATGAGTTTCTTTGACAGGCGCCGCACAGGCGAACTGATCAGTAGGATTACTTCTGATGTCAGCTTGCTACAAGATACGTTTTCCGTTACATTGGCGGAGCTCTTCAGGCAGATCATCACTTTACTGGCAGGTACCGTTTTCCTCTTTGTGACCACTCCACGGTTGACACTGTTTATGCTGGCAACTTTCCCCGTTTTGGTGATCATTGCCATGGTCTTTGGTAAATTTATCCGAAAACTCTCCAAGGAAACCCAAGATGAACTGGCCTCTGCCAATGTCATTGTAGAAGAAACATTACAATCCATCAGTACTGTGAAGTCCTTTGCCGGCGAATCCTATGAAGCAGCTCGCTACGAAAAAGGGCTGAACAAAGTGATCAAAGTAGCGCTGAAAGCGGCAGGCTTTAGAGGTGCCTTTATTTCCTTTATCATCTTTGCCTTGTTTGGCGGGATCGTCGCTGTCATGTGGTACGGTGCCATGATGGTAAGCACCGGCGCGATGAGCATTGGCGATTTGGTGTCGTTTGTGCTGTACACCACCTTTATTGGAGGTTCGATTGCAGGATTGGGTGATATTTACGGGCAAGTGCAAAAAGCCATCGGTTCGTCTGAGCGAGTATTGGAGATTTTGGACGAAAGTCCGGAGGAATCCATGGCTGACTATCAGAAAGTGGCTGTCAAGGGTGACGTCGCCTTCAATGATGTCAGCTTTAACTATCCCACCAGGCCAGATGCAGATGTCCTCAAGCATGTCAACTTCTCGATCAAGTCCGGCGAAAAGATTGCTTTGGCCGGTCACTCAGGTGCAGGAAAATCCACCATCATCCAGCTGCTCATGAAGTTTTACTCGATCAATTTTGGTGAAATTACCATAGATGGCAAACCCATTAAAGACTGGAATCTCAAGCAACTCCGCTCCAATATCGGGATCGTTCCTCAGGAAGTACTGCTATTTGGGGGAAGTATCCGTGAAAACATTGCTTATGCCAAACCAGCAGCCTCAGAAGAAGAAATCATCGAAGCTGCCAAAAAGGCCAATGCCTGGCAATTTATCGGTAAATTTCCCGAAGGACTGGATACATTGGTCGGGGAGCGGGGAATCAAGCTCTCTGGTGGCCAGCGGCAGCGGATTGCCATTGCCCGGGCTATTCTGAAAAATCCGTCCATCTTGATCCTCGATGAAGCCACATCCTCCTTGGATGCTGAATCAGAGGCATTGGTGCAGGAAGCATTGGACGAATTGATGAAAAACCGTACGACGATTGTCATTGCCCACCGATTGGCCACCATTCGCAAAGTGGATCGGATCTATGTCATGAAAGATGGTGAAATCGTGGAAGAAGGCAGCCATGATGACCTGGCCATGCAGGAGGGCGGGTTCTACGCCAATTTGGTGAAGCTCCAGTTTGCCGACTAA
- the udk gene encoding uridine kinase yields the protein MRKPYIVGITGGSASGKTLFLSRLLQSFDPGEVCLISQDNYYKPIDQQPLDEEGVENYDTPFSFDFDAYAEDIKKIQRGEHVFRQEYTFNNPAKTPQMLEFKPAPVVVVEGIFVLYSPKLTNLLDLKVFIDAKDYIKLKRRIVRDKVERGYDLDDVLYRYEKHVMPTYEKYIDPSKHDADLIIPNNDSFDNGLEMVRIFLKEKINNQPCI from the coding sequence ATGAGAAAGCCTTATATCGTTGGTATCACGGGGGGAAGTGCCTCTGGCAAAACCCTTTTCCTAAGCAGGTTGCTGCAAAGCTTCGACCCGGGAGAAGTCTGCCTCATTTCCCAGGACAATTATTATAAGCCGATCGACCAACAACCGCTGGATGAGGAGGGGGTAGAAAATTACGACACACCTTTTTCGTTTGATTTTGATGCTTATGCGGAGGATATCAAAAAGATTCAGCGTGGGGAGCATGTTTTTCGCCAGGAATACACCTTTAACAACCCCGCAAAGACTCCGCAGATGCTGGAGTTTAAGCCCGCTCCTGTTGTAGTGGTAGAAGGTATTTTTGTGCTGTATTCCCCCAAATTGACCAACCTGCTGGACCTGAAGGTCTTTATCGACGCCAAGGATTATATCAAGCTGAAACGAAGGATCGTGCGGGACAAAGTAGAGCGGGGCTATGACCTCGATGATGTGCTCTACCGCTACGAAAAGCATGTCATGCCTACCTATGAAAAATATATTGATCCTTCCAAGCACGATGCCGACCTGATCATCCCCAACAATGACAGTTTTGACAATGGCCTGGAAATGGTCAGGATTTTCCTCAAGGAAAAGATCAACAACCAACCTTGTATTTGA